The segment GACAAAACCATGAAACAATCCCATTCCTTTTTGACAAGGACACGGTTGGGAACCGGGATCCCATGAACCACAAACGCCTCCCCATCCACCGTTACTTCCCCGTATTTATTGACATTAGCGTGCCTGCGGACAATTTCGGAAAGCGATAACCCTTTCTTTTCACGCAAATGTTTGATATGATGAATTTCAGGCATTGCTAGCATCCTTTCTTTACCTCCACTGTTTTGTTCTTCACAACCTTAACAGTAGAGGGAATTTTAGGAGCTGGCAAGCCTTTTTTTATGCCATGAAGCTCTGCACTTTTTTGTTGCAGAACTCTGTACTTTCATTTTGCACTAAACAACGGGAAACTTCCGTGGAGCCACGTTTTCCAACCGGACCCATCGAAGCGTGACGGATCCGGATGCCCGGTTGTACAAGAAAGGCAAAGGGCAGGAAGCGTATCCTCGGTATCTGGTGCACGACGTCATCGATGTCCAGTCGCGCGTGATTTTATCCAGACGGGCCAGCCTCGCCACTGGAACGGCGGAACGGGAGACGAGTTTGGAGCAGCTGGCTTCGATTCAGTTTCGCCACCCGTGGATTACGATTCGGACCTTGTCTGCGGACAAAGCGTATGGCACCACCGAGTATCTGGAAGCGCTCTTCGTTCAAGGCATCACACCGCTCGTGCCGTTGCGCCGCAAGGAGATGGAGGAGATTCCAACCTGGAAGCGCCGGGCGAAGGATCCCGCTCAGGAAGCAAGGCGCCAGGCGAAAGTCCGAGACGTTCAGATTCGCAATCAAGCGAGGCTCATTCAGCAACAGGGCGGCTATCGATCCATTCAAGCCCTTCGCACGCGTTGTGAGCATGTGTTCGCCGAAGGGAAGGAATGTCACGGGCTGGACCGGGCCCGAAGCCGGGGCCTTTACGCCATGGAAGAACAGGCGCTGTTAACCGCCGTCGTGCAAAATCTGAAGCGATTGTGCCGGTTTCGAAAAAAACGAGGGGGGACCGGCTCTTTGGCGTGCGCAAAACCGGAATTGGGAGCAGGAAGTCCTACTCGTCTTCCCATCCTTTGGCGCCAAACGGCGGGGAGAATGGCCTCCAAAATTCGACATGTGGGAAGTCTATGCCCCATTAATTCACCGGCCTTCTAGGATGCGATCATACACTCGTTCCCACCGTCTCGCTTCTTCTTCGGAAAGTGCACCGTGATGGGCTTCGACGGCTTGCTTGGCGGCTAACAGAAAGGTGGTCATGCGCATGACCCATGTATACCTTTGTTCGATGAGGCTCTTTAGATCACGCAAATGATGAACGTGACAAAAGGCATGGATGGCTTCAGTGTATTTCGGATACGTACCGAACGCATCGTGCATCATTGAACAACAGCACCCGACACCGTTCGCTAATCTCCCAACCGTTCCCGTACTTCCTCCTCTGTCATGTCGAGAATATGGGCAACGTCTGTTATACTCATTCCTTTTTCGACCATTTTTCGAATCGTTTCATTTTTTCCTTCTTCTCGACCTTGTTCTAATCCTTTTTTCAATCCTTCTTTCAATCCTTCTTGTCTTCCTTCTTCCCGACTGCCGCGAATGTTTGAGAGTTGATCAAGGAGCCATTTCAGCCGCATTTCGTACGCGTAGCGGTTTTCGGGGTCGACGCTTAAGTTTTGCCATTCTTCTAGTGCTTCTAAAATGTCTTGTTCCGTCATGGCTATTCCCTCCAATTCACGAAACATCTCTTCATCCATTTTTTTCGTTCGTCCATCGACAGCCGACAACATCGTTAACCATGGCCATTCCGGTGACTGTTTCACTTCTCTCCGATATTTCTTCCATTTTACCATAAATTGGGTTCATCACCACAACATGTACTTGACAAGCGATACGTTCTCCTGAACAAGGATGTGCAAAAATCATTGATTTACTGATTTTTCCTCACAAGCGTAAGTGGGGCATGTTATGAAAAAATCAAGCACAACTTTTGGTGAAGAGCCATAAATTGTGACAAGTCGAGTACATGAAATTCAAGGTGATGGCTCCAAAGAAACTGTTCTTCGTCTTCACGAATGTGAAAAACGGTATGGAAGCGATCTGTTTCATGTGGGAAAAGGGGATAATTTAAGATGGCGATCATAATCGTTGGAGGGAGGATGTCGTACCGTTCTCCTTTCTTTGCCTTTTTTCTTTTTAATCAAAGAAAAGGAAGACAAAAGAAAAGCCCTACAGAGATTTCTCTCCGCAGAGCTTTTCGACATACTTCGGGCGGTGACAGGCACCGATCCTATTCTTTAACTTTTAGCAATCGCATGCTGTTTAATGTTACGATTAATGTTGCTCCCATATCGGCAAATACCGCTAACCATAGCGTTAACCAACCAGGCACAATTAACAGTAATGCCAATGCCTT is part of the [Flavobacterium] thermophilum genome and harbors:
- a CDS encoding Transposase DDE domain, which encodes MTDPDARLYKKGKGQEAYPRYLVHDVIDVQSRVILSRRASLATGTAERETSLEQLASIQFRHPWITIRTLSADKAYGTTEYLEALFVQGITPLVPLRRKEMEEIPTWKRRAKDPAQEARRQAKVRDVQIRNQARLIQQQGGYRSIQALRTRCEHVFAEGKECHGLDRARSRGLYAMEEQALLTAVVQNLKRLCRFRKKRGGTGSLACAKPELGAGSPTRLPILWRQTAGRMASKIRHVGSLCPINSPAF